One Camelina sativa cultivar DH55 chromosome 3, Cs, whole genome shotgun sequence genomic window carries:
- the LOC104777492 gene encoding uncharacterized WD repeat-containing protein C2A9.03 isoform X4, whose translation MQNYSLMHWSSLLQRGKEVVNVARSVTPTQKLPGLFSEPLSRVQVSSMAVKENMILLGGFDGELLCKCVNQPGVAFCTRLSTEENAITNTVDIYRSPSGSLRLITANNDCTIRVFDAQGFTRVSEFAFDWSVNNTSASPDGKLLAVLGDSTECLISDSHSGKVISSLKGHKDYSFASAWHPSGLILATGNQDTTCRLWDIRYPSDSFAVLKGNMGAIRGLKFTPGGRFLAMAEPADFVHIFDMESGFLQSQEIDLFGEIAGISFSPDTEALYVGVADRTYGSLMEYKRRKDNHYTDSFF comes from the exons ATGCAAAATTATTCACTCATGCACTGGTCATCTCTACTCCAGAGAGGGAAAGAAGTAGTTAATGTCGCCAGATCAGTTACCCCCACTCAG AAACTACCTGGACTGTTTTCTGAGCCACTCTCCAGAGTGCAAGTTAGCAGCATGGCAGTCAAGGAAAATATGATCCTGTTAGGAGGGTTTGATGGGGAGCTTCTCTGCAAG TGTGTAAATCAGCCTGGGGTGGCTTTTTGCACAAGATTATCAACGGAAGAGAATGCCATCACAAACACAGTCGATATATACCGAAGTCCGA GTGGCTCCCTAAGGCTTATAACCGCAAATAATGACTGTACAATTCGGGTGTTTGATGCTCAGGGCTTTACACGTGTCAGTGAATTTGCTTTCGATTGGTCTGTCAAT AATACCTCAGCTAGCCCAGATGGAAAGCTACTCGCTGTACTCGGGGACAGTACAGAATGTTTGATCTCTGATTCCCATTCTGGAAAA GTTATTTCAAGTCTCAAAGGCCACAAAGACTACTCGTTTGCATCTGCCTGGCACCCGAGTGGTCTAATCTTGGCAACTGGAAACCAAGACACGACATGCCGTCTCTGGGACATTCGGTATCCATCAGACTCATTCGCTGTCCTGAAAGGAAACATGGGAGCCATCAGAGGACTGAAGTTCACACCAGGAGGGCGGTTTCTTGCCATGGCCGAGCCTGCAGACTTTGTTCACATCTTTGACATGGAGTCCGGGTTTCTACAGTCCCAAGAGATTGATCTGTTTGGAGAAATAGCAGGGATTTCGTTCAGCCCCGACACAGAGGCATTATATGTTGGGGTCGCTGACCGCACTTATGGAAGCTTGATGGAgtataagaggagaaaggataaTCACTATACGGACTCTTTTTTCTGA
- the LOC104777493 gene encoding non-specific lipid-transfer protein-like protein At2g13820, with product MKPSFVLLSIALFLLSSSLSDAADFGSPSQSPLMSPTPEPSKTIDCSSVIYSMVDCLSFLTVGSTDPSPTQTCCGGIKTVLEYSPKCLCSALESSRDMGFVLNDNKALALPKICNVPIDPHCDVSTLSASPPISPPVEPPTTSPPSSTKSPAIIRSPPPVRNSSPPVSHSSPARTVSSSTMTASSPAATSPSPSPSISSTGILSVSKLVLAVVLVSSFGFILA from the exons atgaagcCATCGTTTGTTCTCCTATCTATTGCCTTATTTTtactatcatcatcactatcgGATGCGGCCGACTTTGGATCGCCGTCACAGTCACCGTTGATGTCTCCAACACCAGAACCATCAAAAACCATCGACTGTTCCAGCGTCATATACAGCATGGTGGATTGTCTCTCATTCTTAACCGTTGGATCAACTGATCCAAGCCCTACCCAAACGTGTTGTGGTGGGATCAAAACGGTTCTTGAATATAGTCCTAAGTGTCTTTGCTCTGCGTTAGAGAGTAGTCGTGACATGGGATTCGTACTAAATGATAACAAAGCTCTTGCCCTGCCAAAAATTTGCAACGTCCCCATTGATCCTCATTGTg ATGTATCTACTCTCTCTGCATCACCACCAA TTTCTCCACCGGTAGAGCCGCCTACGACTTCACCACCGTCTTCCACAAAGTCGCCGGCCATAATCCGTTCACCACCGCCTGTTAGAAACTCATCACCGCCGGTTAGCCACTCATCACCGGCACGGACAGTCTCATCATCGACAATGACCGCTTCATCGCCTGCAGCAACTTCACCATCACCTTCACCATCAATATCTAGTACCGGGATTTTATCAGTATCCAAACTAGTCCTAGctgttgttcttgtttcttcttttggttttatcttagcttag
- the LOC104777492 gene encoding uncharacterized WD repeat-containing protein C2A9.03 isoform X1 encodes MLMEQFNSDDKSIGKTTRVVDSELSDSDFEDDFETTKTETDTSAQEARNGKDVQGIQWGGFKYTRDEFRETRLKEYENFVNILTPRSREKLDKEHRQVEKGKKFYDFQFNTRLVASTIVHFQLRNLVWATSKHDVYLMQNYSLMHWSSLLQRGKEVVNVARSVTPTQKLPGLFSEPLSRVQVSSMAVKENMILLGGFDGELLCKCVNQPGVAFCTRLSTEENAITNTVDIYRSPSGSLRLITANNDCTIRVFDAQGFTRVSEFAFDWSVNNTSASPDGKLLAVLGDSTECLISDSHSGKVISSLKGHKDYSFASAWHPSGLILATGNQDTTCRLWDIRYPSDSFAVLKGNMGAIRGLKFTPGGRFLAMAEPADFVHIFDMESGFLQSQEIDLFGEIAGISFSPDTEALYVGVADRTYGSLMEYKRRKDNHYTDSFF; translated from the exons AT GTTAATGGAACAATTCAACAGTGATGACAAGTCCATAGGAAAAACAACAAGGGTTGTTGATTCTGAGTTGTCTGATTCTGATTTTGAGGATGATTTTGAAACG ACTAAGACAGAGACAGATACATCAGCTCAAGAGGCAAGAAATGGGAAAGACGTTCAAGGGATTCAGTGGGGAGGGTTTAAGTACACTAGAGACGAGTTTCGTGAGACTAGGTTGAAAGAGTATGAGAACTTTGTCAATATCTTAACCCCGCGTTCTCGGGAAAAGCTCGATAAG GAACATCGGCAAGTTGAGAAAGGAAAGAAATTTTACGATTTCCAATTCAATACAAGGCTTGTCGCATCTACTATTGTGCATTTTCAG CTTCGGAATTTGGTATGGGCAACATCAAAGCATGATGTATATCTTATGCAAAATTATTCACTCATGCACTGGTCATCTCTACTCCAGAGAGGGAAAGAAGTAGTTAATGTCGCCAGATCAGTTACCCCCACTCAG AAACTACCTGGACTGTTTTCTGAGCCACTCTCCAGAGTGCAAGTTAGCAGCATGGCAGTCAAGGAAAATATGATCCTGTTAGGAGGGTTTGATGGGGAGCTTCTCTGCAAG TGTGTAAATCAGCCTGGGGTGGCTTTTTGCACAAGATTATCAACGGAAGAGAATGCCATCACAAACACAGTCGATATATACCGAAGTCCGA GTGGCTCCCTAAGGCTTATAACCGCAAATAATGACTGTACAATTCGGGTGTTTGATGCTCAGGGCTTTACACGTGTCAGTGAATTTGCTTTCGATTGGTCTGTCAAT AATACCTCAGCTAGCCCAGATGGAAAGCTACTCGCTGTACTCGGGGACAGTACAGAATGTTTGATCTCTGATTCCCATTCTGGAAAA GTTATTTCAAGTCTCAAAGGCCACAAAGACTACTCGTTTGCATCTGCCTGGCACCCGAGTGGTCTAATCTTGGCAACTGGAAACCAAGACACGACATGCCGTCTCTGGGACATTCGGTATCCATCAGACTCATTCGCTGTCCTGAAAGGAAACATGGGAGCCATCAGAGGACTGAAGTTCACACCAGGAGGGCGGTTTCTTGCCATGGCCGAGCCTGCAGACTTTGTTCACATCTTTGACATGGAGTCCGGGTTTCTACAGTCCCAAGAGATTGATCTGTTTGGAGAAATAGCAGGGATTTCGTTCAGCCCCGACACAGAGGCATTATATGTTGGGGTCGCTGACCGCACTTATGGAAGCTTGATGGAgtataagaggagaaaggataaTCACTATACGGACTCTTTTTTCTGA
- the LOC104777492 gene encoding uncharacterized WD repeat-containing protein C2A9.03 isoform X2, whose translation MEQFNSDDKSIGKTTRVVDSELSDSDFEDDFETTKTETDTSAQEARNGKDVQGIQWGGFKYTRDEFRETRLKEYENFVNILTPRSREKLDKEHRQVEKGKKFYDFQFNTRLVASTIVHFQLRNLVWATSKHDVYLMQNYSLMHWSSLLQRGKEVVNVARSVTPTQKLPGLFSEPLSRVQVSSMAVKENMILLGGFDGELLCKCVNQPGVAFCTRLSTEENAITNTVDIYRSPSGSLRLITANNDCTIRVFDAQGFTRVSEFAFDWSVNNTSASPDGKLLAVLGDSTECLISDSHSGKVISSLKGHKDYSFASAWHPSGLILATGNQDTTCRLWDIRYPSDSFAVLKGNMGAIRGLKFTPGGRFLAMAEPADFVHIFDMESGFLQSQEIDLFGEIAGISFSPDTEALYVGVADRTYGSLMEYKRRKDNHYTDSFF comes from the exons ATGGAACAATTCAACAGTGATGACAAGTCCATAGGAAAAACAACAAGGGTTGTTGATTCTGAGTTGTCTGATTCTGATTTTGAGGATGATTTTGAAACG ACTAAGACAGAGACAGATACATCAGCTCAAGAGGCAAGAAATGGGAAAGACGTTCAAGGGATTCAGTGGGGAGGGTTTAAGTACACTAGAGACGAGTTTCGTGAGACTAGGTTGAAAGAGTATGAGAACTTTGTCAATATCTTAACCCCGCGTTCTCGGGAAAAGCTCGATAAG GAACATCGGCAAGTTGAGAAAGGAAAGAAATTTTACGATTTCCAATTCAATACAAGGCTTGTCGCATCTACTATTGTGCATTTTCAG CTTCGGAATTTGGTATGGGCAACATCAAAGCATGATGTATATCTTATGCAAAATTATTCACTCATGCACTGGTCATCTCTACTCCAGAGAGGGAAAGAAGTAGTTAATGTCGCCAGATCAGTTACCCCCACTCAG AAACTACCTGGACTGTTTTCTGAGCCACTCTCCAGAGTGCAAGTTAGCAGCATGGCAGTCAAGGAAAATATGATCCTGTTAGGAGGGTTTGATGGGGAGCTTCTCTGCAAG TGTGTAAATCAGCCTGGGGTGGCTTTTTGCACAAGATTATCAACGGAAGAGAATGCCATCACAAACACAGTCGATATATACCGAAGTCCGA GTGGCTCCCTAAGGCTTATAACCGCAAATAATGACTGTACAATTCGGGTGTTTGATGCTCAGGGCTTTACACGTGTCAGTGAATTTGCTTTCGATTGGTCTGTCAAT AATACCTCAGCTAGCCCAGATGGAAAGCTACTCGCTGTACTCGGGGACAGTACAGAATGTTTGATCTCTGATTCCCATTCTGGAAAA GTTATTTCAAGTCTCAAAGGCCACAAAGACTACTCGTTTGCATCTGCCTGGCACCCGAGTGGTCTAATCTTGGCAACTGGAAACCAAGACACGACATGCCGTCTCTGGGACATTCGGTATCCATCAGACTCATTCGCTGTCCTGAAAGGAAACATGGGAGCCATCAGAGGACTGAAGTTCACACCAGGAGGGCGGTTTCTTGCCATGGCCGAGCCTGCAGACTTTGTTCACATCTTTGACATGGAGTCCGGGTTTCTACAGTCCCAAGAGATTGATCTGTTTGGAGAAATAGCAGGGATTTCGTTCAGCCCCGACACAGAGGCATTATATGTTGGGGTCGCTGACCGCACTTATGGAAGCTTGATGGAgtataagaggagaaaggataaTCACTATACGGACTCTTTTTTCTGA
- the LOC104777492 gene encoding uncharacterized WD repeat-containing protein C2A9.03 isoform X3 — protein MLMEQFNSDDKSIGKTTRVVDSELSDSDFEDDFETTKTETDTSAQEARNGKDVQGIQWGGFKYTRDEFRETRLKEYENFVNILTPRSREKLDKEHRQVEKGKKFYDFQFNTRLVASTIVHFQLRNLVWATSKHDVYLMQNYSLMHWSSLLQRGKEVVNVARSVTPTQKLPGLFSEPLSRVQVSSMAVKENMILLGGFDGELLCKCVNQPGVAFCTRLSTEENAITNTVDIYRSPRLITANNDCTIRVFDAQGFTRVSEFAFDWSVNNTSASPDGKLLAVLGDSTECLISDSHSGKVISSLKGHKDYSFASAWHPSGLILATGNQDTTCRLWDIRYPSDSFAVLKGNMGAIRGLKFTPGGRFLAMAEPADFVHIFDMESGFLQSQEIDLFGEIAGISFSPDTEALYVGVADRTYGSLMEYKRRKDNHYTDSFF, from the exons AT GTTAATGGAACAATTCAACAGTGATGACAAGTCCATAGGAAAAACAACAAGGGTTGTTGATTCTGAGTTGTCTGATTCTGATTTTGAGGATGATTTTGAAACG ACTAAGACAGAGACAGATACATCAGCTCAAGAGGCAAGAAATGGGAAAGACGTTCAAGGGATTCAGTGGGGAGGGTTTAAGTACACTAGAGACGAGTTTCGTGAGACTAGGTTGAAAGAGTATGAGAACTTTGTCAATATCTTAACCCCGCGTTCTCGGGAAAAGCTCGATAAG GAACATCGGCAAGTTGAGAAAGGAAAGAAATTTTACGATTTCCAATTCAATACAAGGCTTGTCGCATCTACTATTGTGCATTTTCAG CTTCGGAATTTGGTATGGGCAACATCAAAGCATGATGTATATCTTATGCAAAATTATTCACTCATGCACTGGTCATCTCTACTCCAGAGAGGGAAAGAAGTAGTTAATGTCGCCAGATCAGTTACCCCCACTCAG AAACTACCTGGACTGTTTTCTGAGCCACTCTCCAGAGTGCAAGTTAGCAGCATGGCAGTCAAGGAAAATATGATCCTGTTAGGAGGGTTTGATGGGGAGCTTCTCTGCAAG TGTGTAAATCAGCCTGGGGTGGCTTTTTGCACAAGATTATCAACGGAAGAGAATGCCATCACAAACACAGTCGATATATACCGAAGTCCGAG GCTTATAACCGCAAATAATGACTGTACAATTCGGGTGTTTGATGCTCAGGGCTTTACACGTGTCAGTGAATTTGCTTTCGATTGGTCTGTCAAT AATACCTCAGCTAGCCCAGATGGAAAGCTACTCGCTGTACTCGGGGACAGTACAGAATGTTTGATCTCTGATTCCCATTCTGGAAAA GTTATTTCAAGTCTCAAAGGCCACAAAGACTACTCGTTTGCATCTGCCTGGCACCCGAGTGGTCTAATCTTGGCAACTGGAAACCAAGACACGACATGCCGTCTCTGGGACATTCGGTATCCATCAGACTCATTCGCTGTCCTGAAAGGAAACATGGGAGCCATCAGAGGACTGAAGTTCACACCAGGAGGGCGGTTTCTTGCCATGGCCGAGCCTGCAGACTTTGTTCACATCTTTGACATGGAGTCCGGGTTTCTACAGTCCCAAGAGATTGATCTGTTTGGAGAAATAGCAGGGATTTCGTTCAGCCCCGACACAGAGGCATTATATGTTGGGGTCGCTGACCGCACTTATGGAAGCTTGATGGAgtataagaggagaaaggataaTCACTATACGGACTCTTTTTTCTGA